The following proteins are co-located in the Flectobacillus major DSM 103 genome:
- a CDS encoding RagB/SusD family nutrient uptake outer membrane protein codes for MKKYLIKSSILGLALTLGLGACQSEYLNPSSASETQAVNDANGLIALCNGLEYRYTVTRSSPIYASITAAGLTTKSLKVLNAGNADEDFLEKGGANVTETNSIIRNLWEQSNLVKANADLILKNTDKVSDASLRAYIVAHASIFKAISLGTLAQFFEKAPIIVAESAQFNTRQEVLQEAVRLLETAASSLNGVNMPTTFSNRIAGGIDYINTANALAARYYLMLGNNDKALELANKVDLTKKSEYKFDEQSRNPIYETALSNINVYQPLDLNMGLPTALAPSTDDKRIDFYFVSRTPSQGTLRGKGFFTANAASIPVYLPGEVTLIKAEAYARKNDLTNATTELNKVLTKKTDIWTIGADLPAYGGANTQDALLNEIYKNRRIELFMSGLELEDSRRFNRPATERTRNFYPYPSTERLNNPNTPANPSN; via the coding sequence ATGAAAAAATATTTGATTAAATCATCCATCTTAGGGTTAGCTTTGACATTAGGGCTTGGTGCCTGCCAAAGCGAGTATCTTAATCCGAGTAGTGCCAGTGAAACACAGGCTGTAAACGATGCCAACGGACTTATTGCCTTGTGTAATGGCCTCGAATATCGTTATACCGTTACTCGTAGTAGCCCCATTTATGCTTCAATTACAGCAGCAGGACTTACTACAAAATCGTTAAAAGTACTAAATGCTGGTAATGCCGACGAAGATTTTCTTGAAAAAGGCGGTGCCAATGTTACCGAAACCAATAGTATTATCCGAAACCTTTGGGAACAATCAAACTTAGTAAAAGCCAATGCCGATTTAATTCTAAAAAATACCGATAAAGTCAGCGATGCTTCGCTACGTGCTTATATTGTGGCTCATGCTTCTATTTTCAAGGCAATATCGCTGGGTACATTGGCTCAATTTTTTGAAAAAGCTCCTATAATTGTAGCAGAGTCGGCTCAGTTCAATACACGCCAGGAGGTGCTACAAGAGGCCGTACGTTTGTTAGAAACAGCAGCATCCAGCTTGAATGGCGTAAATATGCCTACTACTTTTTCAAACAGAATTGCAGGCGGTATCGACTATATAAATACAGCCAATGCTTTAGCGGCACGTTATTACTTGATGCTTGGCAATAACGATAAAGCCCTTGAGTTGGCAAATAAAGTGGATTTGACCAAAAAATCAGAATACAAATTTGATGAACAAAGCCGTAACCCTATTTATGAAACAGCTTTGAGTAATATCAACGTATATCAGCCACTCGATTTGAATATGGGGCTACCAACAGCACTAGCCCCAAGTACCGACGACAAACGTATTGATTTTTACTTTGTATCAAGAACGCCGTCGCAAGGTACATTACGAGGCAAAGGCTTTTTTACTGCTAATGCAGCTTCTATTCCTGTGTATTTGCCAGGAGAAGTTACCTTGATAAAGGCAGAGGCCTATGCCCGTAAAAATGACTTGACCAATGCCACAACGGAGTTGAATAAGGTACTTACCAAAAAGACTGATATTTGGACAATAGGAGCTGATTTGCCAGCTTATGGTGGTGCTAATACTCAGGATGCTCTTTTGAATGAAATATACAAAAACCGCCGTATAGAGCTATTTATGAGCGGATTAGAACTAGAAGATAGTCGTCGTTTTAACAGACCAGCAACAGAAAGAACACGCAATTTCTACCCGTATCCTTCAACTGAACGTCTGAACAACCCTAATACACCTGCTAATCCTAGCAATTAA
- a CDS encoding SusC/RagA family TonB-linked outer membrane protein, whose product MKKKLHARFFWLVTSLTLILIGQDVHAQNLQITGKVSALSDGSALPGVNVLIKGTSKGTTTDSKGNYKITASANNILVFSSIGYIKQEVNVASQSVINIQLKETTDQLDEVVVTALGQTQEKRAVGYSIQAVKADEIKNSGEQNLVGALQGKIAGAVITGSGGAPGAGVNIILRGITSLSSGSDNQPLFVVDGIIISNSTNSGNPLPSAGSNSPSASEQFANTNRAADINPDDVESISVLKGPAATALYGLRASNGAIIITTKRGKAGKMNITVSSSVGFDNVNKTPAYQNRFIQGRFGEFIDEKDVATRSIFRSFGPSIIGNTTDKIYDNLKDFYTTGFRNNNNLTITKGSEKGNIYFSLGRSYQKGIVPTTDFGRTSIKLAGTYKLSQKLTASASLNYINSGGNRPPSGDKSIFSSLSYWPNSYDVNDYINPNGTQKNITLGVVDNPRYLVEKSPRIDNVDRYISDLTFNYEFNKWLSAKYQVTYDTYHETRTRQVDSTFDVGLQVKGFFVRDNLNYREVNSNFYVTAKKDFSSTLNGSLMVGNSIVDSERPDSYYVRGEGWIAPYSANETSYRNQQTRPYSPNHYRIVSFFADAKLNYKDLLYVNLTGRNDMVSTLPTANNSFFYPSVNVGYVFTESLPKNDWLSYGKLRASWAQVGKGTDPYVTGAYYNIVDNFPFNNTVPGYIRQSTTADPNLKPERTTSIEIGTELRFLKNRLMIDATYFTMDSKDQIVNAPVTNASGYSRYYTNIGLIRNQGVELLVSGKPIQTPSFTWDMSLNWSKMEGKVIEMPDYLQEIVYYDNGTSALKIKQGSKLGDLWGYDYLRAPDGQVIVQANGFPRVSTTATQIGNALPKWTAGLNNSFTYKGLGVSFLLEWRQGGDVVDLAEVNSVRNGVTKLTETRYEQVVFNGVVEQKNADGTLSYLPNTKVVYLDDNYYRSATQFYNWSRLVIQDGSWFRLRSVSVNYALPKKLIANTVFKGGVRFNFTGTNLFLNTPFRGYDPEALAFGSGTNLIGFVGRNNPSTRSFQVGVTLNL is encoded by the coding sequence ATGAAAAAAAAGCTACACGCTAGATTTTTTTGGCTTGTTACTTCTTTGACGCTCATTTTGATAGGACAAGACGTACACGCCCAAAATCTTCAAATCACAGGTAAGGTTAGTGCTCTATCAGATGGCAGTGCACTTCCAGGGGTCAATGTCCTAATAAAAGGAACGTCCAAAGGTACTACAACCGACTCTAAAGGAAATTACAAGATTACAGCTAGTGCCAACAACATCCTCGTATTCTCTTCGATTGGCTACATCAAACAAGAAGTCAACGTTGCATCTCAATCAGTTATCAACATTCAATTAAAAGAAACTACCGACCAGCTCGATGAAGTGGTAGTTACAGCCTTGGGACAAACACAAGAAAAGCGTGCTGTGGGCTATTCTATACAGGCTGTCAAAGCAGACGAAATCAAAAACTCAGGCGAACAAAACCTTGTAGGGGCTCTTCAAGGAAAAATTGCAGGGGCTGTTATTACTGGCTCGGGGGGTGCCCCTGGGGCTGGGGTTAATATTATTCTTCGTGGAATTACCTCGCTAAGTAGTGGTTCAGACAACCAACCCTTATTTGTAGTCGATGGTATCATTATTAGTAACTCAACCAACTCTGGTAACCCATTGCCTAGTGCGGGTTCAAACTCGCCAAGTGCCTCAGAGCAGTTTGCTAATACCAACCGTGCTGCCGACATCAACCCCGACGACGTAGAGTCTATATCGGTTCTTAAAGGCCCTGCGGCCACGGCTCTATATGGTTTGCGTGCCTCGAACGGTGCAATTATTATTACCACCAAACGAGGAAAAGCAGGCAAAATGAATATTACGGTTTCGTCTTCGGTAGGTTTTGACAACGTCAACAAAACACCTGCCTATCAAAACCGTTTTATACAAGGTCGTTTTGGTGAATTTATTGATGAAAAAGATGTAGCTACCAGAAGTATATTCCGTTCTTTTGGCCCTTCTATTATTGGTAATACTACCGACAAAATTTATGATAATCTTAAAGATTTTTATACAACGGGTTTCAGAAACAACAATAACCTAACCATTACCAAAGGTTCTGAAAAAGGCAATATCTATTTCTCATTGGGCCGTTCTTATCAAAAAGGAATTGTACCTACTACCGATTTTGGCCGTACTTCTATCAAACTTGCAGGTACATACAAGCTTAGTCAAAAATTAACGGCTTCGGCTTCGCTCAACTATATTAATTCGGGAGGAAACCGCCCTCCTTCTGGCGACAAGTCTATTTTTAGTTCGCTTTCGTATTGGCCCAATTCGTATGATGTAAACGACTATATCAATCCAAACGGTACTCAGAAGAATATTACACTTGGTGTAGTAGATAACCCAAGGTATTTGGTAGAAAAAAGCCCTCGTATCGACAATGTCGATCGTTATATCAGCGATTTGACCTTTAATTATGAATTTAATAAATGGCTTTCGGCAAAATACCAAGTTACTTACGATACTTACCACGAAACCCGCACACGTCAAGTAGATAGTACTTTCGATGTTGGCTTACAAGTAAAGGGCTTTTTTGTACGTGACAACTTAAATTATCGTGAAGTAAACTCCAATTTTTATGTAACAGCCAAAAAAGACTTCTCATCTACACTAAATGGCTCATTGATGGTCGGTAATTCAATCGTTGATAGCGAACGCCCAGACAGCTATTATGTACGTGGCGAAGGTTGGATTGCCCCATATAGTGCCAACGAAACAAGCTACCGAAACCAGCAAACTCGTCCATATTCGCCCAATCATTACCGAATTGTCAGCTTTTTTGCCGATGCAAAATTGAATTATAAAGATTTATTGTACGTCAACCTTACTGGTCGAAACGATATGGTATCGACACTTCCAACGGCCAATAATTCATTCTTTTACCCTTCGGTAAACGTTGGTTATGTATTTACCGAATCGCTACCTAAAAATGACTGGCTCTCTTATGGTAAACTACGGGCATCGTGGGCACAAGTGGGTAAAGGAACAGACCCTTACGTAACAGGTGCTTATTATAATATTGTTGACAATTTCCCTTTCAACAACACCGTTCCGGGGTATATCCGACAAAGTACAACAGCCGACCCTAACCTAAAACCAGAAAGAACAACTTCTATTGAAATAGGTACAGAACTGCGTTTCTTGAAAAACCGTTTGATGATTGATGCTACCTACTTTACCATGGATAGCAAAGACCAAATCGTAAATGCTCCAGTTACCAATGCCTCGGGGTACTCTCGTTATTATACCAATATTGGTCTTATCCGCAACCAAGGTGTTGAATTATTGGTGAGTGGTAAGCCTATTCAAACCCCAAGCTTTACATGGGACATGTCGCTCAACTGGTCTAAAATGGAAGGTAAAGTAATAGAAATGCCCGATTACCTACAAGAAATTGTTTATTATGACAACGGTACGTCTGCTCTCAAAATCAAACAAGGCAGTAAACTTGGCGACTTATGGGGTTATGATTATTTGCGTGCACCCGACGGCCAGGTTATTGTTCAGGCAAATGGGTTTCCGCGTGTAAGTACAACCGCAACACAAATTGGCAATGCTTTACCAAAATGGACAGCAGGTCTCAATAATTCATTTACTTATAAAGGATTAGGCGTTTCATTTTTGCTAGAATGGCGACAAGGTGGCGATGTCGTAGACCTTGCCGAAGTAAACTCAGTAAGAAATGGCGTTACAAAACTTACCGAAACTCGCTACGAACAAGTCGTATTCAATGGCGTTGTTGAACAAAAGAATGCAGATGGAACCCTTTCATACCTGCCTAATACAAAAGTAGTGTACCTCGACGATAACTATTACCGCTCTGCTACTCAGTTCTACAACTGGTCAAGATTAGTTATCCAAGACGGTTCGTGGTTTCGCCTCAGAAGTGTGAGTGTCAATTATGCTTTACCCAAAAAGCTTATAGCCAACACGGTATTCAAAGGTGGTGTTAGATTCAACTTTACTGGTACAAACTTATTCTTGAACACACCATTCCGTGGTTATGACCCCGAAGCCCTTGCTTTTGGCTCTGGCACCAACTTGATTGGGTTTGTCGGTAGAAACAACCCTTCTACCCGTAGTTTTCAAGTAGGGGTTACTCTCAATTTATAG
- a CDS encoding SusD/RagB family nutrient-binding outer membrane lipoprotein, with protein MKSIYKKYCLGLFAAVAVGFTSCKDFLDVNTNPTLKGDVTIQELLPTAEFYTSEASYNQAYITCQYSQQIGSNTAPGGLDSQEETENSTGWTNFYLNVLPQLNLVITKAQTEAAPAYVGVAKVLLAYNLGIATTNWENIPFSQADQKNFAPTYDSQQSVYTNIQKLLDEAIVELQKNTGTKPSTDDIVYNGDLTKWTKLAYTLKARFAMHLSVKNPTQAAQNALLALQNGFKSNDDDFQLTYNSKNLGPWYSRVALANTTGNLSITHSATLIDLMNGKSNGVIDPRLGKIATLRRNQITYSGVSPGTGGGSSVDLTKDSWHSGLNSPLQFVTYAEAKAIEAEARFIINGGTITSKGTTTEGYNAYIEMIRSNMKKIGVSDSDISKYFTNTSIQIGATELTMSHILAEKLKAMFLIGDIWTDIRRYQYAIIPAPANLNVDLQGLRIQRMIYPASETSRNSANAKLNTKLFNEPMWMFSK; from the coding sequence ATGAAAAGTATATATAAAAAATATTGTCTAGGACTCTTTGCTGCCGTAGCAGTGGGTTTTACAAGTTGCAAAGATTTTTTGGATGTCAACACCAACCCTACCCTAAAAGGCGATGTTACCATACAAGAATTATTGCCAACTGCCGAATTCTATACATCCGAAGCCAGCTATAACCAAGCTTATATTACCTGTCAGTACTCGCAGCAAATAGGTAGTAATACAGCTCCGGGGGGGCTCGACTCTCAAGAAGAAACAGAAAACAGCACAGGATGGACCAACTTCTATCTGAATGTTTTGCCTCAGCTCAACCTCGTTATTACGAAAGCCCAAACCGAAGCTGCTCCTGCTTATGTAGGTGTTGCCAAAGTATTATTAGCCTACAACCTCGGAATAGCCACAACCAACTGGGAAAACATTCCTTTTTCACAAGCTGACCAGAAAAACTTTGCCCCAACCTACGATTCTCAGCAAAGCGTTTATACCAATATCCAAAAACTATTGGATGAGGCCATTGTCGAGCTTCAGAAAAATACAGGCACAAAACCAAGTACCGACGACATTGTTTATAATGGCGACCTTACTAAATGGACAAAGTTGGCTTATACCTTAAAAGCTAGATTTGCAATGCACCTATCTGTCAAAAATCCAACACAGGCTGCCCAAAATGCCTTGCTTGCTCTACAGAATGGTTTTAAAAGTAACGACGACGATTTTCAGTTGACTTATAATAGCAAGAACCTTGGCCCTTGGTATAGCAGAGTGGCACTCGCCAATACAACAGGCAACTTGTCGATTACTCATAGTGCTACCCTCATCGACCTTATGAATGGCAAAAGTAATGGTGTTATTGATCCTCGCTTGGGTAAAATTGCAACCTTACGCCGCAACCAAATAACCTATAGTGGTGTTAGTCCAGGTACAGGTGGAGGCTCAAGCGTTGACCTCACCAAAGATTCATGGCATTCAGGACTTAACTCGCCTTTGCAATTTGTGACTTATGCCGAAGCCAAAGCCATCGAAGCCGAAGCTCGTTTTATTATCAATGGCGGCACAATCACTAGCAAAGGTACTACTACAGAAGGGTACAATGCGTATATAGAGATGATTCGCTCAAACATGAAAAAAATAGGTGTAAGCGATAGCGATATTAGCAAATACTTCACCAATACTTCTATTCAAATCGGAGCAACCGAGCTAACAATGTCGCATATTCTGGCCGAAAAACTCAAAGCAATGTTTTTGATTGGCGATATATGGACGGACATCCGTCGCTATCAATATGCAATTATTCCTGCTCCTGCCAACCTCAATGTTGACTTACAAGGGCTAAGAATCCAACGGATGATATATCCTGCATCAGAAACATCACGCAATTCGGCCAATGCAAAACTTAATACCAAGCTGTTCAACGAACCTATGTGGATGTTTAGTAAATAA
- the aroB gene encoding 3-dehydroquinate synthase, with product MSSVVIASITESLPQFLSENTYSKIHVIVDEKTKRHCYPLVKPLLPKHTLTQIKSGEEEKNLTTCEKIWQGMTDAELDRHSLVINIGGGVIGDMGGFCASTYKRGIDFVQVPTTLLSQVDASVGGKLGIDFHGFKNHIGVFRIPNAVLIDAAFLKTLPERELRSGFAEIVKHCLIADAQKWQQIKRKDFAEQDFTDLITHSVEIKKHVVAQDPTEKGLRKILNFGHTLGHAIETFYLGKPKLHLLHGEAIAAGMICEAYISYQRGMIDEKALAEIEEFIFAVYGRATIYEQDIDAIIALTAQDKKNKGKEVRFSLLGGIGQCGFDIVVSAKEMKEALLYYI from the coding sequence ATGTCTTCTGTTGTTATTGCTTCTATTACGGAAAGCTTACCTCAATTTCTTTCTGAAAATACATATTCCAAAATCCATGTAATTGTGGATGAAAAAACCAAACGCCATTGTTATCCTTTGGTAAAACCGCTTTTACCTAAGCATACGCTTACGCAGATCAAATCGGGCGAGGAGGAAAAAAACTTAACAACTTGTGAGAAAATTTGGCAAGGTATGACCGATGCCGAACTGGATAGACATAGCTTGGTGATTAATATTGGGGGTGGTGTAATTGGTGACATGGGCGGCTTTTGTGCTTCTACTTACAAACGAGGGATTGATTTTGTTCAAGTGCCCACCACGCTTTTGTCGCAGGTAGATGCCAGTGTTGGAGGAAAATTGGGTATCGATTTTCATGGATTTAAAAATCATATTGGCGTTTTTAGAATTCCGAATGCTGTATTAATAGATGCAGCTTTCTTGAAAACATTGCCTGAGCGGGAACTTCGTTCTGGTTTTGCCGAAATTGTTAAGCATTGTTTAATTGCTGATGCCCAAAAATGGCAGCAAATCAAGAGAAAGGATTTTGCCGAGCAAGATTTTACAGATTTGATAACCCATTCGGTAGAAATCAAAAAACATGTTGTGGCTCAAGACCCAACAGAAAAAGGGTTGCGTAAAATTCTGAATTTTGGACATACTTTAGGGCATGCTATCGAAACATTTTATTTAGGAAAACCCAAATTACATTTGTTGCATGGCGAGGCTATTGCTGCTGGTATGATTTGCGAAGCCTATATTTCATACCAACGAGGCATGATTGATGAAAAGGCTTTGGCCGAGATAGAAGAGTTTATTTTTGCGGTGTATGGACGAGCTACCATTTATGAGCAAGATATTGACGCAATTATTGCCCTAACAGCTCAAGACAAAAAGAATAAAGGTAAAGAGGTGCGTTTTTCGTTGTTGGGAGGGATTGGCCAATGTGGCTTTGATATAGTTGTGAGTGCCAAAGAAATGAAAGAAGCACTTTTGTATTATATTTAA
- a CDS encoding DeoR/GlpR family DNA-binding transcription regulator: protein MLKKERQSFIIKEINLHNKILSSDLSIALDVSEDTIRRDLNELATEGKIIKVHGGALSKSYNVSARQIDTYAYEKKEVIAQKTIKLIKDGMVILTSGGTTMREIAKRLPEYLHITFFTISPLIALELVEHPKVKVILLGGQLSNDSKVAIGAEVVQKIDEIKADLCILGVNGMDVEGITDSDYDVVQVKKAMINASRQVIAPTISEKLNSSLRYKVTAINKVDYLITELSPEDKTLLPYQGQIKHIL from the coding sequence ATGTTAAAAAAAGAACGACAGTCCTTTATTATCAAAGAAATTAATTTGCATAACAAAATTCTTTCTTCCGACCTGAGTATTGCCCTCGATGTTTCTGAAGATACGATCCGAAGGGATTTGAATGAGTTGGCTACCGAAGGGAAAATTATCAAAGTGCATGGTGGAGCTTTATCCAAATCCTATAATGTGTCGGCTCGACAGATTGATACCTATGCTTACGAAAAGAAGGAAGTTATTGCTCAAAAAACAATTAAGCTTATCAAAGATGGTATGGTAATTCTTACCAGTGGGGGCACAACCATGCGTGAAATTGCCAAACGGCTACCTGAGTATTTGCATATAACTTTCTTTACAATTAGCCCGCTGATTGCCCTCGAATTGGTAGAACACCCCAAGGTAAAAGTGATTCTTTTGGGTGGGCAGCTTTCCAACGACTCTAAAGTGGCAATAGGAGCAGAGGTAGTTCAGAAAATAGATGAAATCAAGGCCGATTTATGTATCTTGGGTGTAAATGGTATGGATGTGGAAGGTATCACCGATTCGGATTATGATGTGGTGCAGGTCAAAAAAGCAATGATTAATGCGTCTCGACAAGTAATTGCTCCTACGATTTCCGAAAAACTTAATTCTTCGTTGCGTTATAAAGTTACTGCTATCAACAAAGTAGATTATTTGATTACCGAATTATCGCCAGAAGATAAAACCTTATTGCCGTATCAAGGACAAATAAAACATATCTTGTGA
- a CDS encoding SusC/RagA family TonB-linked outer membrane protein codes for MKKHLQIPLLALLGFMLLSITTLAQNYTIKGKIVSQAGNEPLAGTSVLVKGTTLGTVADAKGEYTLRVNLKEGNYELVFRSIGYKNLSKAITLGSSTNLNLDISLADDDAFALDEVVFTGSTLSANKRELGNTINSVKAEELQKSGATNVFSALQGKVPGAQITQNSGDPSGGISIRLRGTKSLRGSSDPLYVIDGVVVSNSSTNVSQVALSDQAGAANLGTNRMADVNPNDIETINVLNGAAAAAVYGSRASNGVIIITTKRGKSGAPKVTFSTSVNVNELRKKVFVSTYGKQFGFAGLRLHTIGGISAAQIAANPGVTTVGIVRDGATTQLATNLVDVTRYDYQDQIYRTGLGTDNYLSITGGTEKTQYLASISYMKNQGIIKGSDFQRYGLKVRVDQHLTNWAKVSAGLNYINSFSNEKPNGNVFYSPINSVNITNNIYDITKRDAAGNLLAVEPSRVNPLSTIEDMDFTQSTNRTIADLQLNLTPLKGLTIDWIVGIDAFSQLGKNTIKPYPYATEAGLPLERYPLGFAAIATSNTMLFNTDVNIGYDKYLSDNLHMTLTGGFNHQYSQTDFTTTTGQNLAPFITTISGASSTSITGAYGLDRYAVTGQFFQATFGYKNKAFLTGAIRRDGSTIFSPDQTNQLYPKISGSYVLLEGQDGWLNGAKLRASFGDAGGLTALGTYDRFWQFSPAAYLGKSTILPGRQLANPSVKPERMRELEFGGDFSLVKNKISLGVTYYAQKISDLVVNRVLAASSGGTSIVNNVGEMENKGFEISLGASLVKTKDFKWDANVVFSSNRNKITKLPGGNVAITNVAGAPIFLIEGQPASVFYGNPYARNADGSYLLTAQGFPQRERGTQNGILSYTPQRDDKGQPTGAFINTIIGNPNPDWTGSFSSNFQYKRLSFRFLLDAVQGVDVFNADKRTRNNVGIGDIADAELKGTLPRGTAFALVPIEEYRVDNGSFVKLRELSLGYSFPKLLAGKYDLNVSLVGRNLVSWDNYNGYDPETNAGGNSSLLRGVDFGNVPIPRTYQLTVTANF; via the coding sequence ATGAAAAAACATCTCCAAATTCCTTTGTTGGCTTTGCTAGGGTTTATGCTATTGTCAATTACGACATTGGCACAAAACTATACCATCAAGGGTAAAATTGTATCTCAGGCAGGTAACGAGCCACTTGCAGGAACATCTGTACTTGTAAAAGGTACAACGCTTGGTACAGTTGCCGATGCCAAAGGAGAATACACTCTTAGGGTGAATCTGAAGGAAGGTAATTATGAGTTAGTTTTTCGCTCAATTGGCTACAAAAATCTATCGAAGGCTATTACTTTAGGTAGCAGCACCAACCTCAACCTTGACATCAGCCTTGCCGACGACGATGCTTTTGCACTCGACGAAGTAGTTTTTACGGGTTCAACACTATCTGCCAACAAAAGAGAGTTGGGAAATACTATCAATTCGGTAAAAGCTGAAGAACTTCAAAAATCAGGTGCAACCAACGTTTTCTCGGCTCTTCAAGGAAAAGTACCAGGTGCTCAAATCACCCAAAACTCTGGCGACCCTTCAGGGGGTATTTCTATTCGCCTAAGAGGTACAAAATCGTTGCGGGGTAGTTCTGACCCATTGTATGTAATTGACGGTGTGGTAGTGAGCAACTCATCGACCAACGTTTCGCAAGTAGCCTTGAGCGACCAAGCTGGAGCTGCTAACTTAGGAACAAACCGTATGGCTGATGTAAACCCTAACGATATCGAAACCATCAACGTTCTTAATGGAGCTGCGGCGGCCGCTGTGTATGGTTCTCGGGCAAGCAATGGGGTCATTATTATTACTACAAAAAGAGGAAAATCAGGAGCACCTAAAGTGACTTTCTCGACGAGTGTGAATGTAAATGAGCTACGTAAAAAAGTATTTGTAAGCACTTATGGCAAACAATTTGGTTTTGCAGGGTTGCGTTTGCACACGATTGGCGGTATTTCGGCAGCCCAAATTGCTGCGAACCCTGGTGTTACTACCGTGGGGATAGTTCGTGATGGTGCAACTACACAATTAGCAACAAACTTGGTAGATGTAACACGCTATGATTACCAAGACCAAATTTATAGAACGGGCTTAGGTACAGACAACTACTTATCGATTACAGGTGGTACAGAAAAAACACAATACTTGGCTTCTATTTCTTACATGAAAAACCAAGGTATTATCAAAGGCTCTGATTTTCAAAGATATGGACTAAAAGTACGTGTAGACCAACACTTAACCAACTGGGCAAAAGTATCGGCAGGCTTAAACTATATCAATAGCTTCTCGAATGAAAAACCAAACGGAAACGTATTTTATAGCCCTATCAACTCGGTAAACATCACCAACAATATTTACGATATTACAAAGCGTGATGCCGCAGGAAACTTATTGGCTGTCGAACCTTCGCGGGTGAATCCACTTTCTACTATTGAAGATATGGATTTTACACAATCAACCAACCGTACTATTGCTGATTTGCAACTGAACCTAACACCATTGAAAGGCTTAACGATTGACTGGATTGTAGGTATTGATGCTTTTTCACAATTAGGCAAAAATACTATTAAACCTTATCCTTATGCCACAGAGGCAGGTTTACCACTAGAACGATATCCTTTGGGCTTCGCAGCAATTGCTACAAGCAATACAATGTTGTTCAATACCGACGTTAACATTGGCTACGACAAATACCTGTCTGACAACCTTCACATGACCTTAACTGGAGGTTTTAACCACCAGTATTCACAAACAGACTTTACGACTACCACTGGCCAAAACTTAGCTCCGTTTATTACTACAATAAGTGGTGCATCAAGTACTTCTATTACGGGGGCTTATGGCCTTGACCGCTACGCTGTAACAGGTCAGTTTTTTCAAGCTACTTTTGGCTACAAAAACAAAGCATTCTTGACAGGTGCGATTCGTAGAGATGGTTCAACGATTTTCTCGCCAGACCAAACCAACCAGTTATATCCAAAAATCAGTGGTTCTTATGTATTGTTGGAAGGACAAGATGGCTGGTTGAATGGAGCAAAGTTACGTGCTTCGTTTGGCGATGCAGGTGGGTTAACAGCCTTGGGTACTTACGACCGTTTTTGGCAGTTTTCGCCAGCCGCTTATTTGGGCAAAAGCACCATTTTACCAGGTCGCCAATTGGCCAACCCTTCTGTAAAACCAGAACGTATGCGTGAACTAGAATTTGGTGGCGATTTTTCTTTGGTAAAAAACAAAATTTCATTGGGCGTAACCTACTATGCTCAAAAAATCAGCGACTTGGTTGTAAACCGAGTACTTGCTGCGTCGTCGGGTGGTACTAGTATTGTCAACAACGTGGGTGAAATGGAAAACAAAGGTTTTGAGATTTCACTTGGTGCATCCCTTGTAAAAACCAAAGATTTCAAATGGGATGCCAATGTAGTATTTAGTAGCAACCGCAACAAAATTACGAAGTTGCCAGGTGGCAATGTAGCTATTACCAACGTTGCAGGAGCCCCAATATTCTTGATTGAAGGCCAGCCAGCTTCGGTATTTTATGGCAACCCTTATGCCCGCAATGCCGATGGCTCGTATTTACTCACAGCTCAGGGCTTTCCTCAACGTGAAAGAGGTACACAAAACGGTATTTTGTCTTATACTCCTCAACGTGACGACAAAGGACAACCTACTGGAGCATTTATCAACACTATTATCGGTAATCCTAATCCAGACTGGACAGGCTCATTTAGCTCAAACTTCCAATACAAACGCCTTTCATTCAGATTCTTGTTAGATGCCGTTCAAGGAGTAGACGTATTCAATGCTGACAAACGTACTCGTAATAACGTAGGTATCGGCGATATTGCCGACGCTGAATTAAAAGGAACATTACCAAGAGGAACAGCATTTGCTTTAGTACCTATCGAAGAATACCGTGTAGACAATGGTTCTTTTGTAAAACTTCGTGAATTATCACTAGGCTATTCTTTCCCTAAATTATTGGCTGGTAAATACGACCTTAATGTTTCTTTGGTAGGCCGCAACCTTGTTTCATGGGACAATTACAATGGTTATGACCCAGAAACCAATGCTGGTGGCAATAGCAGTTTGTTGAGAGGTGTAGACTTTGGTAACGTACCTATTCCAAGAACGTATCAATTAACCGTAACAGCTAATTTCTAA